Part of the Maridesulfovibrio sp. genome, CATCGCGAAACAGATGCTGAATTACCATTTACATCCAAATATCGATGCGGCTTCCCGCAACTCTTCATTCATCGCGAAGTCATCAGAATGGATAATTAACCATTTTGGACTGACAGAAGGTAAAAAAGTTGCCGACTTCGGGTGCGGTCCCGGTCTGTACACAACAGCTTTTGCGAAAGCCGGAGCTGATGTCACCGGAATTGACTTCTCCGCCAACTCTCTTGCTTATGCCCGTGAAGTTGCCCGGAACAACGATGTTGAAATCAATTATGTAAATACGAATTATCTGGATTTCACTGCGGACAACCACTTTGATCTCATCACAATGATCATGTGCGACTTCTGCGCGCTCAGTCCTGAGCAGCGGAAAACTATGCTCCGTAAATTCTATGCCCTGCTTAAACCAAGAGGTTCAATACTGCTGGATGTCTATTCTTTTAATGCATTCAATAAGCTTTCTGAGAAACGCGTTTTTGAACCAAACCTGATGGATGGTTTCTGGGCTGAAGAACATTATTACGGATTCTTGAACACATTTAAATATGAACAGAAAAAAGTAATGCTGGATAAATACGTTATTATTCAGCAATCGAAGGTCCGCATGATCTACAATTGGTTGCAATACTTCTCTCCTGCGGATTTAGAGGCAGAAATTGCTGCCTGTGGATTCACCGGGATCGAATTACTTGGTGATGTCGCCGGTTCAAAGTACCAAAACGAGAGCAATGAATTTGCCGTCATTATTCGTAAGTAGCTGAATATATTAAAGTGGACTATTTTTTATTTTAAAAATGGTCCACTTTTCTTCTAAATTTCAGACAATTATGTCTGATCAGTAATAATAATCTCCTAACGCACTGCAATACCGAGCATGCTCATTTGCAAAAAGCTTATACTTCAATGTGTTACAAGCAATCAGCCTACCGTGACTTTTATTACGCAAATAGTGCTGAATAAAAGTCATTCGGTCACTTTCAGCTCTATTAATATTCAAATTATTCCTTAAATTTCAAAGCAATACACAAGAAACAACTTATTATATCAAATAGTGCACATATTAAGTTGTGTCATTCACATTACAAGCAAAATTTTTTTTTCATCATTCCCATTGACGGATAGGTTCTTACACAGATGATTGGAACACCCTCAAATTTCAGGAGCGATGATGAACATTAATCGTAGAGATTTTGTAAAGCTGACGACTGCTGCAGCTGCGGGGATTGCCGCTGTTCCGGCGTTCGGCGGACTTGGCAAAGCTTTCGCCAATACAGCCGAGGAAAGGGCAAAGCAGCTCAGTCCCAAATGGACCAAGCAGACCACTTCCGTCTGTGCGTTCTGTTCCGTAGGTTGCGGACTTCTGGTCAACACCGACCTTGAGACCAAACGTGCGGTAAACGTGGAAGGTAACCCTGACCACCCAATTAACGAAGGTGCTCTCTGTGCCAAGGGCGCGGCATCCATCCAGATGACCGAAAACCCCAAACGCCCCGGTAAATTCCTGTACCGCGCTCCCTTTAGCGGAGAATGGGAAGAGAAAGATTGGGATTTCTGTAAAAAACGCATCGCACAGTTGATCAAAAAATCTCGAGACGAAAGTTTTGAAACGAAAAATGCAAAGGGACAGGTGGTCAACCGTACCATGGGTATCGCCTCTCTCGGCTCCGCTGCGCTGGATAACGAAGAATGTTATGCCATGCACAGCTTCATGCGCGCACTCGGCCTGGTCTATGTTGAGCACCAGGCGCGTATCTGACACAGCGCAACTGTTGCGGCTCTGGTAGAGTCGTTCGGACGCGGCGCGATGACCAACCACTGGAATGACCTTCAGAACAGTGATTGCATTTTGATAATGGGCAGTAACGCTGCCGAAAACCATCCCATTTCCTTTAAATGGGCTGTAAAAGCACAGAAACGCGGTGCCAAGATCATTCATGTTGATCCGCGCTTCACTCGTACTTCCGCACGCTCGGATGCATACATCCCATTGCGTTCCGGTACTGATATCGCCGTGCTCGGCGGAATGATCAATTACATCATCAAGAACAAACGTTACTTCCATAAATATATGCTCGATTACACCAACGCTTCCTTCATCGTAGGCAAAGACTACGACTTCAAGGATGGCCTGTTCTCCGGTTTCGACCACAAATCCAATTCATACGATAAGTCCAAGTGGGCTTTTGAACTGGATGACAAGGGCATTCCCAAGCAGGACAAATCCATGCAGGACCCCAATTGTGTTTTTCAAATCCTGAAAAGACACTATGCCCGTTATACTCCGGAAAAAGTATCCTCCATTTCCGGTGTATCAACAAAAGACCTTGAGCTGCTCTACAGCACCTACACTGCCACCGGTAAAAAAGACAAAGCCGGTACCATCATGTACGCAATGGGTTGGACCCAGCACACTGTAGGTGTACAGAACATCCGTGCCATGGCTATGATTCAGCTCATGCTCGGCAACATCGGTATTGCAGGCGGCGGTGTTAACGCCCTGCGCGGAGAATGTAACGTACAGGGTTCCACTGACTACGCCCTGCTCTATCACATTCTCCCCGGCTACCTGAAAACCCCGCTGGCAGGTCAGGATACCCTTGAGCAGTATAACAACACTTATACTCCCAAGAGCACTGACCCTGAATCCGCCAACTGGTGGCAGAATTATCCCAAGTACTCGGCCAGCCTGATCAAGGCCATGTACTCCGAGGATACCCCTGAACAAGGTTACCAGTATCTGCCGCGCCTCGATAACCATAAGGCCAGCCAGTATTCATGGATTCCGCTCATCGACCGTATGTATGAAGGCAAATTCACCGGCGGTCTGGTATGGGGTATGAACCCGGCCTGCTCCAGCTCCGACTCTGTAAAGACCCGTAAGGCTCTCGGCAAACTGGACTGGATGGTCAACGTCAACCTCTTCCAGTGCGAAACAAGTGACTTCTGGAAAGGTCCGAACATGGATCCCAAGAAGATCAAGACTGAAACCTTCTTCATTCCCTGTGCTTCCGCAATCGAGAAAGAAGGTTCCGTCTCCAACTCCGGTCGTTGGATGCAATGGCGTTACAAAGGCCCTGAGCCATTCGGTAATGTAATGACTGACGGTCACTACTTCCACGAAATCTGGGAAGAGCTCAAAGCTCTCTACGAAAAAGAAGGTGGTGCATACCCTGAACCTATTACCCACCTCAGTTTCGAAAACATGTGCGAAGAAAACGAGCACGGGCACATGGAATTCAGTGCCCGTAAGACCGCCAAACTTTGCAACGGCTGGTTTACCCGCGATGTTGAAATAAAGGGCAAGAAGTTCAAGAAAGGACAGCAGGTCCCCAGCTTCGCTTATCTGCAGGCAGACGGTTCCACTACCTCCGGTAACTGGCTGTACTGTAACTCCGTATCTGACACGGAAAACAAATCCATGCGCCATGATGCAACTCAGACCAAGGAACAGGCCAATATCGGACTCTTCCCCAACTGGACATGGTGCTGGCCTGTAAACCGCCGCATCCTCTACAACAGAGCTTCTGTTGATGAAAAGGGACAGCCTTGGGCACCCAAGAAAGCAGTTATCAAGTGGAACGGTTCCAAGTGGACCGGTGACGTGCCTGATGGCGGCTGGAAACCCGGAACAAAACATCCGTTCATCATGCGTAAGAACGGCTTCGGACAACTGTTCGGCCCCGGCCGCGCTGACGGCCCCCTGCCTGAATATTACGAGCCGCTGGAATGTCCGGTAAAGACACATCCTTTCTCCAAAACCCTGCACAACCCCACGGCGGTTCAGATCAAGGGTGAGGAAAAGGCAGTCTGCGATCCGCGTTTCCCCTTCGTTGGTACTACTTACCGTATCACCGAACACTGGCAGACCGGTTCCATGACCCGCTGGCAGGACTGGCTGATAGAAGCTGAACCGCAGATGTTCGTGGAAATCAGCCCCGAACTTGCCAAGCTGCGCGGCATTGAAAACGGTGAAAAA contains:
- a CDS encoding class I SAM-dependent methyltransferase; protein product: MFKELMYINSRPLPFEFYTASDLWTDEHIAKQMLNYHLHPNIDAASRNSSFIAKSSEWIINHFGLTEGKKVADFGCGPGLYTTAFAKAGADVTGIDFSANSLAYAREVARNNDVEINYVNTNYLDFTADNHFDLITMIMCDFCALSPEQRKTMLRKFYALLKPRGSILLDVYSFNAFNKLSEKRVFEPNLMDGFWAEEHYYGFLNTFKYEQKKVMLDKYVIIQQSKVRMIYNWLQYFSPADLEAEIAACGFTGIELLGDVAGSKYQNESNEFAVIIRK
- the fdnG gene encoding formate dehydrogenase-N subunit alpha, which translates into the protein MNINRRDFVKLTTAAAAGIAAVPAFGGLGKAFANTAEERAKQLSPKWTKQTTSVCAFCSVGCGLLVNTDLETKRAVNVEGNPDHPINEGALCAKGAASIQMTENPKRPGKFLYRAPFSGEWEEKDWDFCKKRIAQLIKKSRDESFETKNAKGQVVNRTMGIASLGSAALDNEECYAMHSFMRALGLVYVEHQARIUHSATVAALVESFGRGAMTNHWNDLQNSDCILIMGSNAAENHPISFKWAVKAQKRGAKIIHVDPRFTRTSARSDAYIPLRSGTDIAVLGGMINYIIKNKRYFHKYMLDYTNASFIVGKDYDFKDGLFSGFDHKSNSYDKSKWAFELDDKGIPKQDKSMQDPNCVFQILKRHYARYTPEKVSSISGVSTKDLELLYSTYTATGKKDKAGTIMYAMGWTQHTVGVQNIRAMAMIQLMLGNIGIAGGGVNALRGECNVQGSTDYALLYHILPGYLKTPLAGQDTLEQYNNTYTPKSTDPESANWWQNYPKYSASLIKAMYSEDTPEQGYQYLPRLDNHKASQYSWIPLIDRMYEGKFTGGLVWGMNPACSSSDSVKTRKALGKLDWMVNVNLFQCETSDFWKGPNMDPKKIKTETFFIPCASAIEKEGSVSNSGRWMQWRYKGPEPFGNVMTDGHYFHEIWEELKALYEKEGGAYPEPITHLSFENMCEENEHGHMEFSARKTAKLCNGWFTRDVEIKGKKFKKGQQVPSFAYLQADGSTTSGNWLYCNSVSDTENKSMRHDATQTKEQANIGLFPNWTWCWPVNRRILYNRASVDEKGQPWAPKKAVIKWNGSKWTGDVPDGGWKPGTKHPFIMRKNGFGQLFGPGRADGPLPEYYEPLECPVKTHPFSKTLHNPTAVQIKGEEKAVCDPRFPFVGTTYRITEHWQTGSMTRWQDWLIEAEPQMFVEISPELAKLRGIENGEKVTVESVRGSLWAIAMVTERIQPYNINGTDVHMVGMPWHYGWVTPINGGDSANIVTPNVGDPNTGIPEYKAFMVNIRKWKEGDN